One window from the genome of Mucilaginibacter ginsenosidivorans encodes:
- a CDS encoding sigma-54 interaction domain-containing protein, translated as MEVQEIKQRFGIIGNSPLLNRAITIANQVAPTDISVLITGESGSGKEVFSHIIHQMSPRKHGPFIAVNCGAIPEGTIDSELFGHEKGAYTGAVGERKGYFETVNGGTIFLDEIAEMPLGTQARLLRVLESGQFIKVGSSKVEKTNVRVIAATNVDVYDAVRNGKFREDLYYRLNTVPLRIPPLRDRKEDIYLLFRKFTSDFTDKYRTPPIQLDDEAQQLLINYSWPGNVRQLKNMAEQLAVLERDRLITAQIILNYIPQEASRSNLPMRLENQPKEDISERDILYKVLFDMKRDMVELKKLVADIIEHGGVSTSYANNSQTLNQLYRDIELPGNNNDGQFTIQQPVISNANVPFHEAEEVEESLSLVEKESDLIRKALKKHKGKRKLAANELGISERTLYRKIKELNL; from the coding sequence ATGGAAGTACAAGAAATAAAACAACGCTTTGGTATCATCGGCAATTCGCCGCTGCTTAACCGGGCCATAACTATAGCAAACCAGGTTGCACCTACCGATATTTCTGTTTTAATAACAGGCGAAAGCGGTAGCGGTAAAGAGGTTTTTTCGCACATTATTCACCAGATGAGTCCGCGCAAGCATGGGCCCTTTATTGCTGTGAATTGCGGTGCCATCCCCGAAGGCACGATAGATTCCGAACTGTTCGGCCACGAAAAAGGCGCCTACACCGGCGCTGTTGGCGAACGCAAAGGATATTTTGAAACGGTAAACGGCGGAACGATATTCCTGGACGAAATTGCTGAAATGCCATTGGGCACGCAGGCGCGCCTGCTGCGTGTGCTGGAATCGGGACAGTTTATCAAAGTTGGTTCGTCGAAAGTTGAAAAGACAAATGTGAGGGTTATTGCTGCAACCAATGTGGACGTGTACGATGCCGTACGGAATGGTAAGTTCAGGGAGGATCTTTATTATCGCTTAAATACGGTTCCGTTAAGGATACCGCCACTGCGTGACAGGAAGGAGGATATTTATCTTTTGTTCCGCAAGTTTACCTCCGACTTTACAGATAAATACCGTACGCCGCCTATCCAGCTGGATGATGAGGCCCAGCAACTGCTCATCAATTACTCATGGCCGGGTAACGTTCGCCAGCTTAAAAATATGGCAGAACAATTAGCCGTGCTGGAACGGGACAGGCTGATAACCGCGCAGATCATACTCAACTATATCCCGCAGGAGGCCAGCAGGAGCAATTTGCCGATGCGGTTGGAAAATCAGCCTAAAGAGGACATATCGGAACGCGACATATTATATAAAGTACTGTTTGATATGAAGCGCGACATGGTAGAGCTGAAAAAGCTGGTGGCCGATATTATTGAGCATGGCGGTGTTTCGACCTCGTATGCTAATAATTCGCAAACGCTTAATCAATTGTATCGTGATATTGAATTGCCGGGAAACAATAACGACGGACAATTTACCATACAACAGCCCGTTATAAGCAATGCCAATGTGCCGTTCCATGAGGCCGAGGAAGTGGAAGAATCGCTTTCATTGGTTGAAAAGGAATCGGACCTCATCAGGAAGGCATTGAAAAAGCATAAGGGCAAGCGTAAACTGGCTGCAAATGAACTGGGAATATCCGAAAGAACGTTGTACCGCAAAATAAAAGAGCTAAATCTGTAA
- a CDS encoding four helix bundle protein, whose amino-acid sequence MHNFKKLSIWQKGMDLTDLTLYYIEGLPAMERFNLIDQINRCSCSIPSNIAEGSGKRTTNHFVEFLTTALTSSFELETQLLICERRKYGDSEKLKDCLALTSEVQKMIFSFRDNLK is encoded by the coding sequence ATGCACAACTTTAAAAAGTTAAGTATTTGGCAAAAGGGGATGGACCTCACTGATTTGACGTTATACTATATTGAAGGGTTGCCGGCAATGGAAAGATTTAACCTGATTGACCAAATAAACAGATGTTCCTGCTCCATACCATCAAATATTGCAGAGGGGTCGGGGAAACGAACAACTAACCATTTTGTCGAATTTTTAACGACTGCGTTAACCTCATCATTTGAGTTGGAGACTCAATTGCTGATATGTGAACGCCGGAAATATGGCGATTCCGAAAAGTTGAAAGATTGTTTGGCCCTTACATCAGAAGTACAAAAAATGATTTTTTCTTTTCGTGATAATTTAAAATGA
- the miaB gene encoding tRNA (N6-isopentenyl adenosine(37)-C2)-methylthiotransferase MiaB, which produces MNFTIPDKTHDESRQGEALILEPADGKASGRKLYIESYGCAMNFSDSEIVASILSDNGFETTGDYNNADVIFINTCSIRENAEQRVRNRLREFTIAKVKNPGLVVGVLGCMAERLKSKFLEEEKLVDVVVGPDAYRDLPNLIGKVDDGQKAVNVLLSREETYADINPVRLNSNGINAFVSIMRGCDNMCSFCVVPFTRGRERSREPQSIVKECTELFNQGYREVTLLGQNVDSYKWKSEVENQKSEDGNVVNFANLLEMVALINPELRVRFSTSHPKDITDEVLYMIAKYDNICNYIHLPVQSGNSRVLELMNRTYDREWYVNRIDAIRRIIPECAISTDVITGFCTETDEEHRDTLSMMDYVQYDFAYMFMYSERPGTLAAKRYADDIPDAVKSARLKEVVAKQQQHSFARLQAQLGKVQRVLIEGFSKKSDKDYCGRSDQNSMVVFPVNENYKPGQYVNVLVEKTTTATLIGRVV; this is translated from the coding sequence ATGAATTTTACTATACCGGATAAGACACACGACGAGAGCAGGCAGGGCGAGGCTTTAATATTAGAGCCCGCAGACGGGAAGGCAAGCGGACGCAAGCTTTACATCGAAAGTTATGGCTGCGCCATGAATTTTTCGGATAGCGAGATCGTAGCGTCTATCCTGTCAGATAACGGCTTCGAAACAACGGGCGATTACAACAATGCCGATGTGATCTTTATCAATACCTGTTCGATACGCGAAAATGCTGAACAGCGGGTGCGTAACCGGTTGAGAGAATTCACTATTGCCAAGGTTAAAAACCCGGGTTTGGTGGTAGGCGTGCTGGGCTGCATGGCCGAGCGCCTGAAATCCAAATTCCTTGAAGAAGAAAAACTGGTAGATGTGGTTGTTGGACCCGATGCTTACCGCGATCTGCCAAACCTGATCGGTAAAGTTGACGATGGTCAAAAGGCAGTAAACGTATTGCTTTCGCGCGAGGAAACTTACGCTGATATCAACCCGGTACGATTGAACAGCAATGGCATCAATGCTTTCGTTTCCATTATGCGTGGTTGTGATAACATGTGCTCGTTCTGCGTCGTGCCTTTTACGCGCGGACGGGAGCGGAGCCGCGAACCGCAATCGATAGTAAAGGAATGTACAGAGTTGTTTAACCAGGGCTACCGCGAGGTAACTTTGCTTGGGCAAAATGTGGATTCGTATAAATGGAAGTCAGAAGTCGAAAATCAGAAGTCGGAAGATGGTAATGTTGTAAATTTCGCCAACCTGCTGGAAATGGTCGCGTTGATAAACCCCGAATTACGCGTGCGTTTCTCCACCTCGCATCCTAAGGATATTACGGATGAGGTGCTTTACATGATAGCTAAGTACGATAATATCTGCAATTATATTCACCTGCCGGTACAGTCGGGTAACAGCCGTGTACTTGAACTGATGAACCGCACTTATGACCGCGAGTGGTATGTCAATCGTATAGATGCTATCAGGAGGATCATACCGGAATGTGCGATTTCAACCGACGTGATAACCGGTTTCTGCACCGAGACAGATGAAGAGCACCGGGATACCTTAAGTATGATGGACTATGTGCAATATGATTTTGCCTACATGTTCATGTATTCGGAAAGGCCGGGCACTTTGGCAGCCAAGCGTTATGCGGACGATATCCCTGATGCCGTAAAAAGCGCCCGTTTAAAAGAGGTGGTTGCTAAACAACAGCAACATTCCTTTGCACGTTTGCAGGCACAATTGGGTAAGGTACAAAGAGTATTAATTGAAGGTTTTTCAAAAAAATCGGACAAAGACTATTGCGGGCGAAGTGACCAGAATTCAATGGTTGTATTCCCCGTAAACGAGAATTACAAACCAGGCCAGTATGTAAATGTCCTGGTCGAAAAGACTACTACTGCAACTTTGATTGGTAGGGTAGTGTAG
- a CDS encoding nucleolar protein 12: MKSKLKRWQKITLIVLGSLIALVLILAVFVNQYWSPILAKKVKSIVLKSSDSLYHVDFTDAKLHILRGEIDIYNLTLKPDTTVYNRRKANHFAPNNLVELYVKRVTISHMHPFKLYFDHVLDIGEVILKAPEIKVSYELNHTKDTAARDNRTTWQKLSKTLRSVHIGQIVLGDVKFKYEDYSGNKLAISELKEMNLGATDLLIDSATQTDRSRVLFCRDIDADLNNYTANTSNGLYTYSIKALHLSTQTSKLTLEGLDLQPLETSAFFEKSRKDRFDIHLDSLEVDRFDYITYHKYRIINASHLLLNKGSLNIFTNPNKKKPTTDKVKTYPNFGLKELKADLNIDTIDARGVDITYTELNHKSGKAGTITFDHSSGRFLNVTNNPQALQKNNICTAALTSYFMNRGKVNVIFKFNLTDANVPFSYKGDVGPMDLRALNKGIMALGLVKINTGKLNRFEFDINADNQVAKGRVSVLYDSLKVTVLKPDTNNDRLKHAVIPTLFANIMVLKHDNPDKPGGVPRSFYVTYNRPKDYPFFKTIWHTLLTGIKPCVGLDEKMQKTVKDKIAQQSIKKQERELKKAARKQRRAERKQKKEAEKQEKANNPQ, translated from the coding sequence ATGAAGTCAAAATTAAAAAGATGGCAAAAAATAACGCTGATCGTCCTCGGCTCGCTGATAGCGCTCGTGCTTATCCTCGCCGTGTTTGTCAACCAGTACTGGTCGCCTATTTTGGCAAAAAAGGTAAAAAGCATCGTGCTCAAAAGCAGCGACAGCCTCTACCACGTCGACTTTACCGATGCGAAATTGCATATCCTGAGGGGCGAGATAGATATTTACAACCTCACGCTTAAACCCGACACCACGGTTTACAACCGCAGGAAAGCAAATCACTTCGCGCCCAACAACCTGGTGGAACTTTATGTAAAAAGAGTCACCATATCGCACATGCACCCGTTCAAACTATATTTTGACCATGTGCTTGATATCGGCGAAGTAATATTGAAGGCACCTGAGATAAAGGTTAGTTACGAACTTAACCACACTAAGGATACCGCCGCCCGGGACAATAGAACTACCTGGCAAAAATTATCCAAAACACTCAGATCGGTCCATATCGGGCAGATCGTGCTGGGCGATGTAAAGTTTAAATATGAGGATTATTCGGGCAATAAGCTAGCCATATCCGAACTAAAGGAAATGAACCTTGGCGCTACCGACCTGCTTATCGACTCGGCAACGCAGACCGACAGGTCGCGGGTTTTATTTTGCAGGGATATCGACGCCGATCTGAATAATTATACGGCCAATACTTCGAACGGGCTTTACACCTACAGCATAAAGGCGCTCCATTTATCCACTCAAACCTCGAAACTTACCCTAGAGGGCCTCGACCTGCAACCCTTAGAAACCAGCGCATTTTTTGAGAAAAGCCGTAAAGACAGGTTCGATATACATCTCGATTCGCTCGAGGTAGATAGGTTTGATTATATCACCTATCACAAATACCGTATCATCAATGCGTCGCACCTGTTGCTGAACAAAGGATCGCTTAACATATTTACCAACCCGAACAAGAAAAAGCCTACAACCGATAAGGTAAAGACGTATCCGAATTTTGGTTTAAAAGAATTGAAGGCCGACCTCAACATCGACACCATAGATGCAAGAGGGGTCGACATCACCTATACCGAACTTAATCATAAATCGGGCAAAGCCGGGACGATAACGTTCGACCATTCTTCCGGGAGGTTTCTGAACGTTACCAACAACCCGCAGGCGCTTCAGAAAAACAATATTTGCACGGCTGCATTAACCAGTTATTTTATGAACCGCGGTAAGGTAAACGTGATCTTTAAATTCAATCTTACAGATGCGAATGTGCCGTTCAGCTATAAGGGCGATGTTGGCCCGATGGATCTTCGTGCATTAAATAAAGGGATCATGGCATTGGGGCTGGTAAAGATAAACACCGGGAAGCTCAACCGTTTCGAGTTCGATATCAATGCCGACAACCAGGTAGCAAAAGGCAGGGTCAGCGTGCTTTATGATAGCCTGAAGGTCACTGTATTAAAGCCGGATACAAATAACGACCGGTTAAAACATGCCGTGATCCCGACTTTATTTGCCAATATCATGGTACTCAAGCACGACAACCCCGATAAACCGGGCGGAGTGCCGCGCTCTTTTTATGTCACCTACAACCGCCCTAAGGACTACCCTTTTTTTAAAACAATATGGCACACATTGCTTACAGGCATTAAACCCTGTGTAGGCCTCGATGAGAAGATGCAGAAGACCGTTAAGGATAAAATTGCCCAGCAAAGTATAAAAAAACAGGAACGGGAACTAAAAAAAGCCGCGCGAAAGCAACGGCGCGCCGAGCGAAAACAAAAAAAGGAAGCCGAAAAACAAGAAAAAGCCAATAACCCGCAATAG
- a CDS encoding head GIN domain-containing protein, producing the protein MKKIAYSILSVALFSVLVISASAQGQSRSVSGFNAIASGGPFNVHVKIDGNESVKVDADDDVINDIETVVEGNTLKIRFNRENRHRNIHKAEIYVEAKSLNSLANAGSGSIKVDGVVSGSNVKTILSGSGNISTAVKADNLRTVISGSGSIKITGSAGDAEIVVTGSGEVEGRGLKANTVSATITGSGNIHVEAEKSVSGHITGSGSVLYSGSASISDVRTTGSGRVSRE; encoded by the coding sequence ATGAAAAAAATAGCATATTCCATTTTATCAGTGGCGCTCTTTTCGGTGCTCGTCATATCTGCCTCAGCACAGGGCCAGTCGCGTTCTGTATCGGGTTTTAACGCCATAGCATCCGGCGGGCCCTTTAATGTACATGTTAAGATAGACGGCAACGAAAGCGTAAAGGTTGACGCCGATGATGACGTGATCAACGACATCGAGACCGTAGTTGAAGGAAACACATTGAAAATCAGGTTCAACCGCGAAAATCGCCATCGTAATATTCACAAAGCGGAAATATACGTCGAAGCTAAATCATTGAATTCGCTTGCCAATGCCGGTTCGGGCAGTATTAAGGTGGATGGCGTGGTTTCGGGCAGCAATGTTAAAACCATCTTAAGCGGTTCGGGTAATATCAGCACAGCCGTAAAGGCCGACAACCTGCGTACAGTTATCAGTGGTTCCGGTTCCATTAAAATTACCGGCAGCGCCGGCGATGCCGAGATCGTAGTTACCGGCTCGGGCGAAGTTGAGGGCAGGGGCCTTAAAGCTAATACCGTTTCAGCTACCATTACCGGATCGGGCAATATCCATGTAGAAGCAGAAAAAAGCGTATCGGGCCATATTACAGGTTCGGGAAGCGTGCTTTATTCGGGCAGCGCATCTATAAGCGATGTTCGCACTACCGGTTCGGGACGTGTATCAAGAGAATAG